A region from the Hypericibacter adhaerens genome encodes:
- the irrA gene encoding iron response transcriptional regulator IrrA, which yields MSANRPFAPLVERLKQAGLRPTRQRLALAKLLFEPGFRHVTAEQLHAEAAGANMRVSLATVYNTLHQFTRQGLLREVVVDPGRSYFDTNTGDHHHFFFEENGELQDVDGAEVELARLPAAPAGTKLGRVDVVIRLQPRK from the coding sequence ATGAGTGCGAACCGCCCCTTTGCTCCCCTTGTCGAGCGCTTGAAGCAGGCAGGGCTGCGTCCGACGCGCCAGCGCCTGGCGCTGGCGAAGCTGCTGTTCGAGCCGGGTTTCCGTCATGTGACGGCCGAGCAGCTTCATGCCGAGGCGGCCGGCGCCAACATGCGGGTGTCGCTCGCGACCGTTTACAACACGCTCCATCAGTTCACGCGCCAGGGCCTGCTGCGCGAGGTCGTGGTCGATCCCGGCCGTTCCTATTTCGACACCAACACCGGCGATCACCATCACTTCTTCTTCGAAGAGAATGGCGAGCTCCAGGACGTGGACGGCGCCGAGGTGGAGCTGGCCCGGCTGCCGGCGGCCCCCGCCGGCACGAAGCTCGGGCGCGTCGACGTCGTCATCCGGCTACAGCCGCGCAAATAG
- the ugpQ gene encoding glycerophosphodiester phosphodiesterase, producing the protein MLRLPKVIGHRGAAASAPENTLASIERAALLGARWVEFDAKLTKDGVVILMHDDDLDRTTTGHGPVAEASWPQIAKLDAGAWFGPGWHGVRVPRLDETIARLASLGLNANIEIKPCPGREVETAAAVIELVRKRWPKGREAPLLSSFALESMVTARDLAPELPRGLLIWDTPEIWRAEAGRLGCRSVHFSSDHLPADLKAVKRAGLGLAVYTVNDRGQARRLLDAGVDCIITDRPDTILAA; encoded by the coding sequence ATGCTCCGCCTGCCCAAGGTGATCGGCCATCGGGGCGCCGCCGCGTCGGCGCCGGAGAACACGCTGGCCTCCATCGAGCGGGCGGCGCTCCTGGGCGCGCGCTGGGTCGAGTTCGACGCCAAGCTGACCAAGGACGGCGTCGTCATCCTGATGCATGACGACGATCTCGACCGCACCACCACGGGCCATGGGCCCGTGGCGGAGGCGAGCTGGCCGCAGATCGCGAAGCTCGATGCCGGCGCCTGGTTCGGGCCGGGCTGGCACGGCGTCAGGGTGCCTCGGCTCGACGAGACCATCGCCCGGCTTGCGAGCCTCGGGCTCAACGCCAATATCGAGATCAAGCCCTGCCCCGGCCGCGAGGTCGAGACGGCGGCGGCCGTGATCGAGCTGGTGCGCAAGCGCTGGCCGAAGGGCCGGGAGGCGCCGCTCTTGTCGAGCTTCGCGCTCGAGAGCATGGTGACGGCGCGCGACCTCGCGCCGGAACTGCCGCGCGGGCTCCTGATTTGGGATACGCCCGAGATCTGGCGGGCCGAGGCCGGGCGGCTGGGATGCCGCTCGGTCCATTTCTCGAGCGACCATCTGCCGGCCGATCTCAAGGCGGTTAAGCGGGCGGGGCTGGGCCTGGCGGTCTATACGGTCAACGACCGCGGCCAGGCGCGCCGGTTGCTTGATGCCGGGGTCGACTGCATCATAACCGACCGGCCGGATACGATTCTCGCGGCCTGA
- a CDS encoding NAD(P)H-dependent flavin oxidoreductase — protein sequence MKPLPPLIISGKEVLPLVEGGKGISVSNGESSGAWAAAGGVGTFSGVNADSYDPDGKLIEQVYRGRTRRERHEELVAYAIQGGIHQAKIAHETSNGQGRIHMNVLWEMAASQRVLHGVLEGAKGLIHGVTCGAGMPYKIAEICAQYAIFYYPIVSSARAFRALWKRAYHRFPELLGGVVYEDPWLAGGHNGLSNSEDPLKPGDPYPRVAELRQTMIEFGLRATPVIMAGGVWCLREWEHWLDNPEIGPVAFQFGTRPLLTQESPISEAWKRRLMTLSEGDVFLNRFSPTGFYSSAVSNPFLDELKERSERQVAYSTTTVGEHIWPFPVGARNRLVYLTAADKLRAVQWVEEGFTEALRTPDSTLILVTPERANQIREDQINCMGCLSACRFSNWAENEEGTTGKKADPRSYCIQKTLQTISHSEHTEDQLMFAGHNAFRFKDDPFYSNGFIPTVRQLVERLQTGD from the coding sequence GTGAAGCCGCTGCCGCCTCTGATCATCTCGGGCAAGGAAGTGCTGCCGCTGGTGGAAGGCGGCAAGGGCATCTCCGTCTCCAACGGCGAAAGCTCCGGCGCCTGGGCCGCCGCCGGCGGCGTCGGCACCTTCTCCGGCGTCAACGCCGATTCCTACGATCCCGACGGCAAGCTGATCGAGCAGGTCTATCGCGGCCGCACCCGGCGCGAGCGCCATGAGGAGCTGGTCGCCTACGCGATCCAGGGCGGCATCCATCAGGCGAAGATCGCGCACGAGACCTCCAACGGCCAGGGCCGCATCCACATGAACGTGCTGTGGGAGATGGCGGCCTCGCAGCGCGTGCTGCATGGCGTGCTCGAGGGCGCCAAGGGCCTCATCCATGGCGTCACCTGCGGCGCCGGCATGCCCTACAAGATCGCCGAGATCTGCGCGCAGTACGCCATCTTCTACTATCCGATCGTGTCCTCGGCGCGCGCCTTCCGCGCCTTGTGGAAGCGCGCCTATCACCGCTTCCCCGAGCTTCTGGGCGGCGTCGTCTATGAGGATCCCTGGCTCGCGGGCGGCCATAACGGCCTCTCCAACAGCGAGGACCCGCTGAAGCCGGGCGATCCCTATCCGCGCGTGGCCGAGCTGCGCCAGACCATGATCGAGTTCGGGCTCCGTGCCACGCCCGTGATCATGGCGGGCGGCGTCTGGTGCCTGCGCGAATGGGAGCATTGGCTCGACAATCCCGAGATCGGCCCGGTCGCGTTCCAGTTCGGCACGCGCCCGCTGCTGACGCAGGAGAGCCCCATCTCCGAGGCGTGGAAGCGGCGGCTGATGACGCTCAGCGAAGGCGATGTGTTCCTCAACCGCTTCAGCCCGACCGGCTTCTATTCCTCGGCCGTGAGCAACCCGTTCCTCGACGAGCTCAAGGAGCGCTCCGAGCGCCAGGTCGCCTACTCGACGACGACGGTGGGCGAGCATATCTGGCCGTTCCCGGTAGGGGCCCGCAACCGCCTCGTCTATCTCACCGCCGCCGACAAGCTGCGCGCCGTGCAGTGGGTCGAGGAGGGCTTCACCGAGGCGCTGCGCACGCCGGATTCCACGCTGATCCTGGTGACGCCGGAGCGCGCGAACCAGATCCGCGAGGATCAGATCAACTGCATGGGCTGTCTCTCCGCCTGCCGCTTCTCGAACTGGGCCGAGAACGAGGAAGGCACGACGGGCAAGAAGGCCGATCCGCGCTCCTACTGCATCCAGAAGACGCTGCAGACCATCAGCCACTCGGAGCATACCGAGGACCAGCTCATGTTCGCCGGCCACAACGCCTTCCGCTTCAAGGACGATCCCTTCTACTCGAACGGCTTCATCCCGACCGTGCGCCAGCTCGTGGAACGGCTGCAGACCGGCGACTGA